In Saccharothrix syringae, the following are encoded in one genomic region:
- a CDS encoding aldo/keto reductase — protein sequence MSGVPTAPDFALGLAALGRPAYINLGRTGALPAHRDVEAMREQCHAVLDAAYAAGVRRVDVARSYGRAEEFLAGWLDSRGHRDVRVSSKWGYAYVGDWRVDADVHEVKEHSAERFARQWGETHDLLGEHVGLYFVHSLTTDSPLFGDLDLLLALGGLRDSGVRLGFSTSGPDQAGTVGRALELEVEGRRLFEAVQSTWNVLETSVEPALARAHEAGVEVFVKEGLANGRLAVDPPARVRELAERHGVGPDAVALAAVRARPWADVVLSGAASVEQLRANLAPVELDPDELAGLAEPPDRYWATRAALAWD from the coding sequence GTGTCAGGCGTGCCGACCGCGCCCGACTTCGCCCTGGGACTGGCCGCCCTCGGCCGTCCCGCCTACATCAACCTCGGCCGCACCGGCGCGCTGCCCGCGCACCGGGACGTCGAGGCCATGCGCGAGCAGTGCCACGCCGTGCTGGACGCGGCCTACGCGGCCGGTGTGCGGCGCGTGGACGTGGCCCGCTCCTACGGGCGGGCGGAGGAGTTCCTGGCGGGGTGGCTGGACTCGCGCGGGCACCGGGACGTGCGCGTGTCCAGCAAGTGGGGCTACGCCTACGTGGGGGACTGGCGCGTGGACGCCGACGTCCACGAGGTGAAGGAGCACTCGGCGGAGCGGTTCGCGCGGCAGTGGGGTGAGACGCACGACCTGCTCGGCGAGCACGTCGGCCTGTACTTCGTGCACTCGCTGACCACCGACAGCCCGCTGTTCGGCGACCTGGACCTGCTCCTGGCGCTGGGCGGGCTGCGCGACTCGGGCGTCCGGCTCGGCTTCTCCACCTCCGGCCCGGACCAGGCCGGGACGGTGGGCCGCGCGCTGGAGCTGGAGGTCGAGGGCCGCCGCCTGTTCGAGGCCGTGCAGTCCACCTGGAACGTCCTGGAGACCTCGGTGGAACCCGCCCTGGCGCGGGCCCACGAGGCGGGCGTCGAGGTGTTCGTCAAGGAGGGCCTGGCCAACGGGCGCCTCGCGGTGGACCCGCCGGCGCGGGTGCGGGAGCTGGCCGAGCGGCACGGGGTGGGGCCGGACGCGGTCGCGCTGGCCGCCGTGCGCGCCCGGCCGTGGGCGGACGTCGTGCTGTCGGGCGCGGCGAGCGTGGAGCAGTTGCGCGCGAACCTGGCGCCGGTGGAGCTCGACCCGGACGAGCTGGCCGGCCTGGCCGAGCCGCCCGACCGGTACTGGGCCACCCGGGCCGCGCTGGCCTGGGACTGA
- a CDS encoding helix-turn-helix domain-containing protein — protein MVRRIDQLRSHPTSQVGRPPALSSHRSVLPTLVLLRHNLPQALAADLFGVSQPTVSRVFRRYAPLLGQVTCPHTPPMPEPLRGRVVIVDGTLVPTGRLTADYDGKRRRHAFTTVGYDTLLDHSVFLGDLGHQGTAAHDQVTPTTPRRTRSGTAGSTRSAGPSNRPSPT, from the coding sequence TTGGTCCGTCGGATCGACCAACTCCGGTCACACCCGACTTCGCAGGTCGGACGGCCGCCGGCGCTGAGCTCGCACCGCTCGGTGCTGCCGACCCTGGTCCTGCTGCGCCACAACCTGCCCCAAGCCCTGGCCGCCGACCTGTTCGGCGTCTCCCAGCCCACCGTGTCGAGGGTCTTCCGCCGTTACGCGCCGCTGCTGGGCCAGGTCACCTGCCCACACACCCCGCCGATGCCCGAGCCGCTGCGGGGCCGGGTGGTCATCGTCGACGGCACCCTGGTCCCGACCGGCCGGCTCACCGCCGACTACGACGGCAAGCGCCGCCGCCACGCCTTCACCACCGTCGGCTACGACACCCTGCTCGACCACAGCGTCTTCCTCGGCGATCTGGGCCACCAGGGCACCGCCGCACACGACCAGGTCACACCGACCACCCCCCGGAGAACAAGGTCTGGAACCGCGGGGTCAACCAGATCCGCTGGGCCGTCAAACAGGCCATCGCCCACCTGA
- a CDS encoding NACHT domain-containing protein: protein MPGGRPSQGKQQRYPELEELAAWFHGALVDAGFGSVHEFISTGLFEKNAVYGVFNAARLLTLESTQALAAGLKRDPAQVVDVWMRAKEARDRDALAQQRDDRPRLASWTDCPLPSLALRNLLEAQSTAVERLPYSLLGVDEPSLSTIYVRQQVRLRTTAEREDPGAQREAPAEQRPATTASQAALPVSEALERHDHLLVTGEPGAGKSTLGHHLARALSRVWLREDSATAAPVGEPVVPVRVSARSLDHTGSWSNVLAAAVSRTLGRTLVQDPDAGMFAGRAQGARWLILVDGLDEIPDPRVRGEVIRAVAQHARPGSDYRFVVTTRALPESELSPLRAANVGDYAIQPFARPELEQFAHRWFTAQNPATATREAERFLRETSDGRLRELVRNPLLATIAAVAAVKDPGRSLPTSRISLYERFCGYLAGDRGARREVVAHLRRRHHDDPARLACIGWLHEHRFRLLAALARERLETQDPLWPVARDWVRDQAGGTLVEGWEEHLWEELIGTGLLVAAERELRFLHQSFAEFLAARSHADSIGDDFTDLDTWIRRGLKDAERTFALFTFALWAAEPNHDIAAVITRVLDSYDSRRVLLAGHLIAEGVTTPTDTAEEVVNRLVALACNADDFDTAVEAIEILGGLFDHPRAAEHLGSMAAHPVLAVERRMAAVVALERLTGGEKVEPLLAELLPSCYGAPLRRAAPMALRLGAGVVAQVRQRALAMVLEPDVGIWLRVEATEVLADLGLVPDVKAMAETVFADRSAKSWHLRKVATAWHDAAGIEAVAEIAARAAARPGDDHSGRLELAGFLLRAGDRAAATALARAVAGDPDARPWHVRNALVLLLRLHGDSEVRAITDQVERWSAEPQPIFELHAGVLLKNAVEVTPHPALVESVRKHIERSNPAVHGMADLIGGWLATRDGTAQKVVELFGDGRKFYSFYRNAIAEYLNDAGGRDEAWTWAEGVLRSPEIFSLDGYRDAARLLLKIDPETAAVALTDVAAGRPHPPKELLVGVLDALDPDHPAAATGVAALLADHPEVSGAELQKALLVRFTHGDSAAALVDAILSPQLSITDSRVLARALAASGELDFAMQAWSRLLTIQEYSFSDDLGLIVDLQCAGVGEWAAGRMRALIADPATAPRRRLRLRQMVAALEVTAESTTEPTTEPTTA from the coding sequence ATGCCGGGTGGGCGTCCATCGCAGGGCAAGCAGCAGCGCTACCCGGAACTGGAGGAACTGGCGGCGTGGTTCCACGGCGCCCTCGTCGACGCCGGGTTCGGCAGCGTCCACGAGTTCATCTCGACGGGCCTGTTCGAGAAGAACGCCGTCTACGGCGTCTTCAACGCCGCCCGCCTGCTCACCCTGGAGTCCACCCAGGCCCTCGCGGCCGGCCTCAAGCGCGACCCGGCGCAGGTCGTGGACGTCTGGATGCGGGCCAAGGAGGCCCGTGACCGGGACGCGCTGGCCCAGCAGCGGGACGACCGGCCGCGGCTCGCGTCCTGGACCGACTGCCCCCTGCCGTCGCTGGCGCTGCGCAACCTGCTGGAGGCCCAGAGCACCGCGGTGGAGCGCCTGCCCTACTCGCTGCTGGGGGTGGACGAGCCCTCGCTGTCCACGATCTACGTCCGCCAGCAGGTCCGCCTGCGCACCACCGCCGAGCGCGAGGACCCCGGCGCGCAGCGCGAGGCGCCGGCGGAACAACGCCCGGCCACGACCGCGTCGCAGGCCGCCCTGCCGGTGTCGGAGGCCCTGGAGCGCCACGACCACCTCCTGGTCACCGGTGAGCCGGGGGCCGGCAAGTCCACCCTCGGCCACCACCTCGCCCGGGCCCTGTCCCGCGTCTGGCTGCGCGAGGACAGCGCCACCGCGGCCCCGGTGGGCGAGCCGGTGGTCCCGGTCCGCGTGTCCGCCCGCTCGCTCGACCACACCGGCTCGTGGAGCAACGTCCTGGCCGCCGCCGTCAGCCGCACGCTCGGGCGGACGCTGGTCCAGGACCCCGACGCCGGCATGTTCGCGGGCCGCGCCCAGGGTGCGCGCTGGCTGATCCTGGTCGACGGCCTGGACGAGATCCCCGACCCCCGCGTGCGCGGCGAGGTGATCCGGGCGGTGGCCCAGCACGCCCGCCCCGGTTCGGACTACCGCTTCGTCGTCACCACCCGCGCCCTGCCCGAGTCCGAGCTGTCCCCGCTGCGCGCGGCGAACGTGGGCGACTACGCCATCCAGCCCTTCGCCCGCCCGGAGCTGGAGCAGTTCGCCCACCGCTGGTTCACCGCGCAGAACCCGGCCACCGCCACCCGGGAGGCCGAGCGCTTCCTCCGCGAGACCTCGGACGGCCGGCTGCGCGAGCTGGTCCGCAACCCCCTGCTGGCCACCATCGCGGCGGTGGCGGCGGTCAAGGACCCCGGGCGCTCCCTGCCCACCAGCAGGATCAGCCTCTACGAGCGCTTCTGCGGCTACCTGGCCGGCGACCGGGGCGCCCGCCGCGAGGTCGTGGCCCACCTCCGCCGCCGCCACCACGACGACCCGGCCCGACTGGCCTGCATCGGGTGGCTGCACGAGCACCGCTTCCGCCTGCTGGCCGCGCTCGCCAGGGAACGCCTGGAGACCCAGGACCCGCTCTGGCCGGTCGCCCGGGACTGGGTGCGCGACCAGGCCGGGGGCACCCTGGTGGAGGGCTGGGAGGAGCACCTGTGGGAGGAGCTGATCGGCACCGGCCTGTTGGTGGCCGCCGAACGCGAGCTCCGCTTCCTGCACCAGTCCTTCGCCGAGTTCCTGGCCGCCCGGTCGCACGCCGACTCCATCGGCGACGACTTCACCGACCTCGACACCTGGATCCGCCGGGGGCTGAAAGACGCCGAACGCACCTTCGCGCTGTTCACCTTCGCCCTCTGGGCGGCCGAACCGAACCACGACATCGCCGCCGTGATAACCCGGGTGCTGGATTCCTACGATTCCCGCCGGGTCCTCCTGGCCGGTCACCTGATAGCCGAAGGCGTCACCACCCCCACCGACACCGCCGAAGAAGTCGTCAACCGGCTGGTGGCCCTGGCGTGCAACGCGGACGATTTCGACACCGCGGTTGAGGCGATCGAAATCCTCGGTGGCCTGTTCGACCATCCCCGGGCCGCGGAACACCTCGGATCAATGGCGGCGCACCCGGTGCTGGCGGTGGAACGCCGAATGGCGGCCGTGGTGGCACTGGAGCGCCTGACCGGAGGCGAGAAGGTCGAACCGCTGCTGGCGGAACTCCTGCCCTCTTGCTACGGCGCGCCCCTGCGACGTGCGGCGCCCATGGCCCTGCGGCTGGGAGCGGGGGTCGTGGCACAGGTCCGGCAGCGGGCGTTGGCCATGGTCCTCGAACCGGACGTCGGCATCTGGCTCCGCGTGGAGGCGACCGAGGTGCTCGCCGACCTCGGCCTGGTGCCGGATGTGAAGGCGATGGCGGAAACGGTGTTCGCGGACAGGTCCGCCAAATCCTGGCACCTGAGGAAAGTGGCCACTGCCTGGCACGATGCCGCAGGGATCGAGGCGGTCGCCGAGATCGCGGCGCGAGCCGCGGCCCGTCCTGGGGACGACCACTCGGGCCGCCTGGAACTCGCCGGGTTCCTGCTGCGCGCGGGTGACCGGGCCGCGGCCACCGCCTTGGCGCGGGCCGTCGCCGGCGATCCGGACGCCAGACCGTGGCACGTGCGGAACGCCCTCGTCCTCCTGCTCAGGCTCCACGGCGACAGCGAGGTGCGGGCGATCACCGACCAGGTGGAGAGGTGGTCGGCCGAGCCGCAACCGATCTTCGAACTCCACGCGGGGGTCCTGCTCAAGAACGCGGTCGAGGTGACGCCGCATCCCGCCTTGGTCGAATCGGTTCGCAAGCACATCGAAAGGTCGAACCCGGCCGTGCACGGCATGGCCGATCTGATCGGCGGGTGGCTGGCCACGCGCGACGGAACCGCTCAGAAGGTGGTGGAACTGTTCGGGGACGGCAGAAAGTTCTATTCCTTCTACCGGAACGCCATCGCCGAGTACTTGAACGACGCGGGAGGGCGGGACGAGGCGTGGACCTGGGCCGAGGGTGTGCTCCGCTCTCCGGAGATCTTCTCCCTCGACGGATACCGGGATGCGGCGCGACTCCTGTTGAAGATCGATCCGGAAACCGCGGCCGTGGCGCTGACCGACGTGGCTGCCGGGCGCCCGCACCCTCCCAAGGAGTTGCTGGTGGGGGTGCTGGACGCCCTCGACCCGGACCACCCCGCCGCGGCGACCGGTGTCGCCGCCCTGCTGGCCGATCACCCTGAGGTGTCGGGAGCCGAACTCCAGAAGGCGCTTCTGGTGCGGTTCACCCACGGCGACAGCGCCGCCGCGCTGGTCGATGCCATCCTGTCGCCTCAGTTGTCCATCACCGACAGCCGCGTCCTGGCCCGCGCGCTGGCCGCGAGCGGTGAACTCGACTTCGCGATGCAGGCGTGGAGCCGGTTGCTGACCATCCAGGAGTACTCGTTCTCCGACGACCTGGGGTTGATCGTCGACCTCCAGTGCGCGGGCGTGGGGGAGTGGGCCGCCGGGCGGATGCGGGCGCTGATCGCCGATCCGGCCACCGCCCCCCGCCGCCGCCTCCGCCTGCGGCAGATGGTGGCCGCCCTGGAGGTGACCGCCGAGTCCACCACCGAGCCCACCACCGAGCCCACCACCGCGTGA
- a CDS encoding ABC transporter permease encodes MTPVLDSELLKLRSVRSTTYLLLAIALTLVVGSLVSYLMTADWDTATPERQQQFDSADPTVVLLPFGQFCLGVLGALAITAEHGSGMIRPVLIGVPRRRALLLAKTTVVTGVSLVVATVAGLIAYASGELITGDRPEPISVYASFGDAVPTLLANTASMVVVALVGLGLGLLIRSTAGTLVTLCGLLFVLPVVAMLLPAPWGERMYAVMLPVLPHLLTSDDPNATLSPPGAGLVMIAYLVIALGAGGIAFTRRDA; translated from the coding sequence ACCTACCTGCTGCTGGCCATCGCGCTCACGCTGGTCGTGGGTTCCCTCGTCTCCTACCTGATGACCGCCGACTGGGACACCGCGACACCGGAGCGGCAGCAGCAGTTCGACAGCGCCGACCCGACGGTCGTGCTCCTGCCGTTCGGCCAGTTCTGCCTGGGCGTCCTGGGTGCCCTGGCGATCACCGCCGAGCACGGCAGCGGCATGATCCGCCCGGTCCTGATCGGCGTACCGCGCCGCCGGGCGCTGCTGCTGGCCAAGACCACCGTCGTGACCGGCGTGTCACTGGTCGTCGCCACCGTGGCCGGCCTGATCGCCTACGCGTCGGGCGAGCTGATCACCGGGGACCGCCCGGAACCGATCTCGGTGTACGCCTCGTTCGGCGACGCGGTGCCGACCCTCCTGGCGAACACCGCGTCCATGGTCGTGGTCGCCCTGGTGGGCCTGGGGCTGGGCCTGCTGATCCGCTCCACGGCAGGCACCCTGGTCACCCTGTGCGGCCTGCTCTTCGTCCTGCCGGTGGTCGCCATGCTGCTCCCGGCGCCCTGGGGCGAGCGGATGTACGCGGTGATGCTCCCGGTCCTGCCACACCTGCTGACCAGCGATGATCCGAACGCGACGCTGTCACCCCCGGGCGCGGGCCTGGTGATGATCGCCTACCTGGTCATCGCCCTGGGCGCCGGCGGCATCGCCTTCACCCGCCGCGACGCCTGA